In a single window of the Zonotrichia leucophrys gambelii isolate GWCS_2022_RI chromosome 2, RI_Zleu_2.0, whole genome shotgun sequence genome:
- the BET1 gene encoding BET1 homolog, with protein MRRAGLGDGAAAGSYGYTNSGYSVYEEENDRLTESLRSKVSAIKSLSIEIGTEVKNQNKMLSEMENDFDSTGGLLGATMGRLRTLSRGSQTKLLCYMMLFSLFVFFVIYWIIKLR; from the exons gtgatggagcagctgcagggagctaTGGCTATACCAACAGTGGCTACAGTGTTTATGAAGAGGAGAATGACAGGCTAACAGAAAGTCTGCGTTCAAAAGTCAGTGCCATCAAATCG cTTTCCATTGAAATTGGAACAGAagttaaaaatcagaataaaatgttATCAGAAATG gAGAATGATTTTGACTCTACGGGTGGACTTCTAGGTGCAACTATGGGCAGACTGAGAACACTCTCCAGAGGAAGCCAGACAAAGCTATTATGCTACATGATGctcttttcattatttgttttttttgtgATATACTGGATTATTAAACTGAGGTGA